CAAACTTATCAAACTATATCGCCTAAATTTCATTCGTAAGTGAAACTAGTTAAGAGGTGCCAGCCAAAATTAATTGACCACAAAAATCAAGGAATAAGCTGCAAATGGGGAATGTAAGGTTGCATAAAGCAATTGCATACCCATAAAAAAGCCGGAACAGCGACAGCTCTAACTTTATCTTCGGAAGTGACACAAATGCCAAGACACGGCTCCCCCACGCACGGTTCTGTCCAAATAAACCTTAGTTTAACCCACAGCTCCACATCGATATCAGAATCTCAAACCCAGACTGGCACGACGATTGGTACAGCACTGAACTTCAAGGAGAGGGCCAACGCCATGCGTGCAATGCCAGCATAACGGATGCCAATTTGGTACCTGAAATACACAATGAATTAGCCAATTCTAACTTCTTTTCTCTACCGATGGGTAATACCAAGATACACACAATTCTGGCAGCAATGTCTCCTTGAAGGAAAAATAGCCTGAACAAGTTCATAAGGCAGTCTGCTTCCACACCTTTAAAGCTATCTAACATTTCAGCAAGATTCCAATCAGAATATCCTCTTGCATCTCCAAACTAAAGGTTTCAAGTACCACACCATGACACTATTTACACAAAACAGAGCACGCTTACTGGTAAAACTAATACACCGATATAAAGGTCTTCTTCACACTCTAGCAGGGCCTTAGAAAAAAGGAAATGGCAAACAAAGCATGAGATATGAATGTAACAGTAGATCGTTAACCTTAAACAGTAGCCAATTGAGCTAATTAAGCTCAAACGGTACCAAAACTCTAACCCTAGATCATCCATGGTTCGATGGCCATGAAACAGAGCATGGTACATCCATGGCTGGATGGCCATGAGTTCAGAGCAGAAGAGAGGGAGCCAGAGATAGGACACTGAGCCGAGAAGAACTCACCGGAGAGGTTGTAGCTGATGCCGCACACAACCACCGCGGTAGAGGAGGTCGCCTCAAGAGGCACAGCTGTGCCAGAGACACCTCCAGGCATGCAGCAGACCATAAGAACCAGATAAACCCCTCCGCAGGTCTAGTGCAACCTGCATTACAGAAGGTAAAACAGCAAGTTAGGGATTAAACAAaggaaaataaaagggaagtcaaCAAGGCATGGATGAACCAATGAAAGAAATATAAGTGCTCAGGCACATCAACAAGTTGGGCCTACAAATTGACATGTCACTTAACTATCACTGAAGCAAAGACACTGGATTTCATAAAATTGAATCATATCTGAGAAACAGATTGGGCAGTAAGAAATGTTGATGCGATGACCAATCAAGTAAAACATGACCTTGGATTATAGTAGGTGAGAAAATTAGGAGAATAACTTCTCATTCATTGACTTCTTTCCTTGCACAACCAACCAAAAGGTATGATTGATTGTTCTTATATGTGAAGCAGTCCATGCCGACGAATGCAGAAGGAAAACTATTTTTATACATGAACCGATGCAGATAACATAGCATGTTTGAAACAAAGTTATGTTTGCTAATAGATGAAAAGGAGTAGGCCTTATTATGGTTTATGGAGACCGTGACTTCTAAGAAATAAAGTGGAACTCGATAAATTTTTAAGGATCAAAGTCTGTTCGACATGGCAACATGGACCCACACAACACTAAGCATGCCAAAAAGGGAATACCAGGAAATGCAGTTGCACAAGATTAAGAAAGAACCAAGCAATGTAGATTTTCTTATTTCCAGAAGCAACCCAAACAATAGTTGCATCAAGAGCAGCAACTGTATGTATGTGCATTAGATGAGCACTCCAGATCTAATTTGAGTGTCCTTTAGATGTCGAATCCCAATTTCATGCTGCGCCATATGTGATGATAACCATGGAAAGATTGTGTGATTATGTTCATAATCATGCCCTTTGTGCTCACTCTTTTCAAGATGGACTTTGTTGGTATTCTAGAGAATACAGTTCCAAATCTTTGTGTTAGGATGTCTTAGTGCTGTTAAACTTTGACTATTCTTGATATTATTGGTAACACTTGATTTTTGGGAGTGGTGTTCAACTACAAAGATAATAGAGCTGCAGTATAACAGGGCAGTGAAATTTGATAAATCATAGAAGAAACCAGCATAATCCTAGGTTGCAAGGTAGCAAACTATTGCCATAGAAAGTTGCCACCTTTTCAACATCCGGTTTGTCCACTGTGATCCCGCCACGGGGCGAAGAACATGAACATCAAGTCGGGAAACAGTCAATGGTGAGCTAGACTATAGGTCAACAAAAATAAACCCTTTATGCGCTTAATAACTAGATGAATGAATGTCAGAGCTAGAGATCATTAATGTTCGTTATCCAGGAAATACAAAACTTTGGATTATTGAATGCATTCTGAATTCTCACTATACAAGGGGATCACTTGATTGGCCAGGTCTAATTTACACTATAGGGTCTTAACAATTATAAATCCAACTGAAGTTCCTACAATTTTGCCCTGTATCATAGATCAAGACCACGATTTTAACAAGAGATATCTAGTCAGTCCAATTGAACAAAACATGGACAGTAGCATTCTGAGTATTTAAGCGGATATGTAGCAGGCAATCAACTGGATATATGGAGAAGATTAATAAAATGGGGCAATCAACTGCTCAGGCGTGGGGTCCTGGTCGTCGATGAAGAGCCCCTGCTGCCCCAAATCAAACAAATAATTAGGATAAGACCACCAAGAATAGGAGCACTAACCAAACAGTGCCTATCCCGTAGCAATTTTAGGCGGCGAGCTCGGTGAGGTACAAACTGAGACGCCATTCAATCAGTAGCAAAACAAGCTTATTACCTAGCAAGTACAGTAGTACGTGACCATCCATCATGCGCACACGCATCATGCAGGACcaatatgaatattttgtgtaaGGGAAACATCAAAACCTTGTTTTTGCAGGACTAAAGAGCTCTTGAAAGTTGTGAAGATACGCAAAGAATTAGCTATAGTACCCAGTAGGACTAGGCAGCATCCAGCAAGCACTGACAGGACACACATTTTGGTAACAAAATGGTAAGAGTATCATCAGGATCATTACTCTCCCTCTTGCTGAAGTAACATGTTTGTTGTTTCTGCTCCATGGCTGTCCTAAACAAAAACCCCACGAAAACCTGAAGAAGAATAAAAAGCTAGTTAGGCGAAAACGCAGCAAACCAAGATGGCTTGGTCTAAAAGGCTTCAACTAAAAGCTAGTAGTTAGGCTGGAATCTAAATGCAGCCTGTGCACATTTGTTGCACATGTCAAATCAGCAATGAATGAATGAGCTGCTTTTGCAGCACAGCAAGCAAATGCAAGGAAACACTCAATTTGGAACAGAAGGAAGCCCGGTTTTATACAAGCAAAGATTAAAGGTTGAATGTTCAACGGCTCATATAATATGATGGTAAGAAAATGAGGGCAATTGCGGCATCAAACAGATTGGCAACAAGATTTACTCATCTTGGGCATGGAGAGCTCTATGCAAATTGAACCAAGCCAATGGATGAATTTGGCCTAAGCAGGACCAACCCAATACCATGGCAAAAACTAGTTGCATGCAAGCTCAGTTGATGAATTTGTTAAAGCTGAGATAAAAAAACAGGGCCTGAACCATCCGTGTGTGTGTgtacctttctctctctctctctgaaacCAAGCATGTATTTATGTATGTACAAAGTAAACTGCAACCAAATTAAATGGAATGCAAACCAGAAAATGGAATGCAAGATCACATGACAATTGTACGGAACATGACAATTGTACAGAACAAAAACAAATATAGTCAATGCAACCTGTGTGTCAAGTTGAAGGAGAATATAAGACATGAATTGCAATATATGTTTCTCACCAGAAACAATTTAAACAAAGAAGAGATAACTAGTCAGTCAACTGAACAAAATGTGGACAGTAGCTTTCTGAGTATTTAAGCAGAGATGTAACAGGCAATCAAATGAAAATATATGGAGAAGAAGAATGAAATGAGGCAATCAACAGCTTAGGTGTGTGGTCCCGGTCGTCGATGGAGAGCACCTGTTGCTCCAAATCAAACAAACGAATATGTTTAGCCCACCAAGAAGGGGCGTACTAACCAAACAGCGGCAATTTTAGGCGGTGAGCTAGATGAGGTACAAACTGAGACACCATTCAATCATTCGGTAGCAAAACAAGCTTATTAGCTAGCTAGTAAAGTAGTACATGGCTACCCATCATGCACACACGCATCATATAGGACcagatatgaatattttgtgtgaagGAAACATCAAAACCTTGTTTTGGCAGGACTAAAGAATGCCTGAATGTTGTGAAAACACACAAAGAATTAGCTAATAGCTATACTAACCAGTAGGACTAGCTGGCATCCAGCAATCATTGACAGGACACATATTTCATTTAACAAAATGACAAGAGTATCATCAGGATCATTACCCTCTTGCTTAAATAGCATGTTTGTTCTTTGTGCTTCGTGGCTGTCCTAAACAAAACCCCTTGAAAACCTGAAGAAGAATAAAAGGCTAGTTAGGCAAAAACGCAGCAAACCAAGATGGCTTGATCTAAATGGCTTCAAATAAAAGCTAATCAGGCTGGAATTTAAATGCAGGCTGTGCACATTGATTGCACATGTCAAATCAGCGGTGATGAATGAGCTGCTTTTGCAGCACAGCAAGCAAGTGCAAGCAAACACTCCATGCACAACAGAAGAAAGCCTTGTTTTACAGAAGCAAAGATTAAAGGTTGAATGTTCAGCGGCACATATAATATGATGGTAAGAAAATGACGCCAATTGTGGCATCAAACAGTTTTGACCGCAAGATTTTCTCATCTTGGGCATGAAGAGGTCTACGTAAATTGAACCAAGCCAATGGGTCGATTTGGCCTAAGCAGGACCTTGGAAATTTGTGAACGATCTGTCCCATATCTTAAGCAATGCAAATATCATCTATTAGCATTCGAACCAAGAACTGTCAAAGATAAATTAGTTTTGATCTAGTGAAAAATTGTTAATTAATGAATCCATTCTGATGTAATAGCATAATCTGAGCAACATTTTTGGTTGATGAAAAAGTATCCATGTTCAAAATCATGGGCACAAGCATCAGTGATTATCTGTGAATAATTTCATAAGAACTATCGATAATCTAAGCACCATTGTCTTCTAATATTCATCACATACACCAGTTGGCGCTTAAAGTCTCGAATTTGGGAAGAAGAATATGGATTAAATTCCGTCCGTGACACCCTAGTGTCAGAATAGGAATTACTCCTAGTTTAATTAAGGAACGGTACAGTTGACAGCCCGTGACGCTGCATGTGAAGGGCACAGATTAAGTCCTACGAGGTGCATGGCCTCTACTATCCATTTTAGCATTGTCACATAGCCACAATAATTGATCGAATCCCTGTGACATGGACATCTCTGAACAAAGTTTCAGTTTTCTCACGCTTGGTGAAGTATAGAAGCAAACTGGGCATCAAATTTGTGAGGAATAAAACTCACCACGGCTGGACGGCCTTGACAGCCAGAgcatgagagagagggagattgGGGGCGCTCCATGGCGTCAGAGCAGCGGCGCGCCGTGAAGATGCACATTGAGCGGCGTGCCGGGAAGATGCACACGGTGGTCTGCGCGCGTGAGGAAAACGCATCAGGGAGAGACCAAATCGAAACCAAGAGTGGGAGGGAGGAGAAGAGGGACCTTGACGAAGAAGAGACCTTCCATGgctggtggttgtggagaaggaGACAGAGGTGGGGTCAGGTGCCGTGGTCGCTGGCTGCAGCtcgagcagaggaggaggcgggccACGGCGTTCGGAGAGAGAAGGCGGCCGTCCCCCTCACTCCTACTCTCCCGGTCGGCGCGGCGCAGCTCGACGACGAAGTCGCTGGCGCATCTGGACGTGCCATGGCCGTCGCCTGACCTCCTCGGTCGATCACcgtccctccctccctccctccctccgtcCCTCCCTCATGTCTTGtgatgagggggggggggggggggggggtgagagGGTGGGTGCGGCAGCTAAGGTCATGGCCGGCGGCGAGGTCTGACCGAGGGAGACGGGGGGCTGGGGTTGGGTGGGACTGGTTTCGTTtccctttcttttttttctctaagAAAAAGGAGGACTGTTTTCGTTTCGGTGAGGAGCGTCGTGATTCTTTCTGATTGGTGAGTGTGATTGGTGAATGGACATCACACACGGATCGATCCTCTCTCCGGCGAATCCCAACCACCCGACCACATCCAACGGCAGTGGCAAACTCATACTCCTGCGACTAGGATTGAGAGATTAATTTCAGCCCGGAGAGCCCGGAAAGTGCTGTTTCCCAGGGCATTGAGTGCTGCTCTTCCATTGGTCGATCATCGTCTCTCACGCCTCGTGAATCGATCCTAATCGCACGCTCGCATCCGATAAAAGAGAGCAAGctgaccgaggcactcaattaaTACTCCGTCCGGTTTTTTTACTTTGCATATAAGAATTCtctgaagtcaaacttcgtaaagtttgaccatatttatataaaaaaatattaacatCTACGAACAATGCTAAATTTATACAATATGAAAACCAAAGTCATCACACACCTAATGTTGTTGATTTCACATTCTGAATGTTCGTAAaattttctataaacttggtcaaagtttacgatgtttgacttcagacaaatcttatatgcgaactaaaaaggaccggagggagtacatatcgAACATGTGCATCAACCGAAGCATGCCCACAGTAAGAGGTCATTTTCAGTGCTCCAAGGTGTACCGGTGCTAAGGGTGCCACATAGGCAAAAAAAATGATGTGGCAGAGCAATTAAATATGAGAGAGTATTATGGTGACCCCAGAAGAAAACGatactaagagggtgcttggatccaagggacttattttagtctgactaaaaatagtcgctttaagaggctaaagttccaagcacccctgactaaagaggggctaaaactagtttTGAGACTATaattttttagtcaggggtacccctactaaaatgtggattagtcctctctctcctcatttaactcctctcctttaacacagacgagttctggattggagggtttggaggataataaatgctcattaacttgattttagtctctttagtatttggatccaagcatggatgaggctagcaagttttagtcccactacttttagtcatgagactaaaacgtatccaagcaccctctaagtgCGTGGACCTATGCAAAATGAGTACTCACCTTAGCACCATTTGATCAATGCATGAAGGTGTTTTGATGTTAAAACATTAAATAAGGAAGGCTTAGCTACAAATGTTAAGCACCAATGCATTGGGGAGAGTGGTTGCTAAGCTCTTTAATGCATTTAGCACCCCACCTTAGCACCAATGCATTGGAAGAGGCCTGAATACTTTTGGATGGCCTCATGCACGCCGCCCACCACACGACCCCTAAGTATTGACACAATATAGTGCGTGTTATTGATAGGTGTCGTCGTCTCATTTCAAATCGGAAACAATGTAATATTATTATCACATGTTGAATTTTGCAAATAAAATTAAATGTTTACCCAACCTATAACCTTGAGATGTGGTGGAAACACATGGTGGGAGTAATGAGCAGGAGAAAtatgtgttggggatcgtagcagaattttaaaattttcctacgctcaccaagatccatctatggagtatactagcaacgaggggaaaggagtgcatctacatacccttgtagatcgcgagcggaagcgttccaatgaacgaggttgacggagtcgtactcgccgtgattcaaatcaccgatgaccgagtgccgaacggacggcacctccgcgttcaacacacgtacggtgcagcgacgtctcctccttcttgatccagcaaggggaaggagaggttgatggagatccagcagcacgacggcgtggtggtggatgtagcgggatgtcggcagggcttcgccgagcttctgagagagagagatgtgttgcaggggaggagggaggcgcccaaggctgttgtattgctgccctccctcccccctttatataggccccctgggagggggggcgccggccagaacccatctggatgggggggcggcggccaggggggacttgccccccaaggcaagtggggcgcccccccaccctagggtttccaaccctaggtgcaggggggaggcccatggggggcgccccagcccactaggggctggttcccttcccacttcagcccatggggccctccgggataggtggccctacccggtggacccccgggacccttccggtggtcccggtacaatactggtgacccccgaaactttcccggtggccgaaacttgacttcctatatataattcttcacctccggaccattccggaactcctcgtgacgtccgggatctcatctgggactccgaacaactttcgggtttccgcatactcatatctctacaaccctagcgtcaccgaaccttaagtgtgtagaccctacgggttcgggagacatgcagacatgaccgagacgcctctccggtcaataaccaacagcgggatctggatacccatgttggctcccacatgttccacgatgatctcatcggatgaaccacgatgtcgaggattcaatcaatcccgtatacaattccctttgtcaatcggtatgttacttgcccgagattcgatcgtcggtatcccaataccttgttcaatctcgttaccggcaagtctctttactcgtaccgcaatgcatgatcccgtgactaacgccttagtcacattgagctcattatgatgatgcattaccgagtgggcccagagatacctctccgtcatacggagtgacaaatcccagtctcgatccgtgccaacccaacagacactttcggagatacccgtaatgcacctttatagtcacccagttacgttgtgacgtttggcacacccaaagtactcctacggtatccgggagttgcacgatctcatggtctaaggaaaagatacttgacattggaaaagctctagcaaacgaaactacacgatcttttatgttgtgcttaggattgggtcttgtccatcacatcattctcctaatgatgtgatcccgttatcaatgacatccaatgtccatagtcaggaaaccatgactatctgttgatcaacgagctagtcaactagaggcttactagggacacgttgtggtctatgtattcacacatgtattacgatttccggataacacaattatagcatgaacaataaacaattaccatgaacaaagaaatataataataaccatttattattgcctctagggcatatttccaacaatatggCGGGATATATTGGAACGAGAAATGAGCGGGAAACTGTGGTGGGAGATATTTGGCAGGAGAAATTTGTGGGGAAAAGAGACATGAGATATTAGGCGAGAGAAAACGACGAAAGAAAGGGAAGGAGAAATGAGCGAGGAAAGAGTTAACACCATCATGGTAGTGTCATGGGGCGTGAGTGCAACGGTCGACGGATGCCCC
This sequence is a window from Aegilops tauschii subsp. strangulata cultivar AL8/78 chromosome 7, Aet v6.0, whole genome shotgun sequence. Protein-coding genes within it:
- the LOC109745958 gene encoding uncharacterized protein isoform X2; translation: MMRVRMMDGHVLLYLLGCTRPAEGFIWFLWSAACLEVSLAQLCLLRRPPLPRWLCAASATTSPVPNWHPLCWHCTHGVGPLLENRAWGSRVLAFVSLPKIKLELSLFRLFYGNSSSVNISHETSNGRSGRVSLSGPKRLSFGGSSWSPPVLKRTDPPPGWCSCAW
- the LOC109745958 gene encoding uncharacterized protein isoform X1; its protein translation is MLWLSRPSSRGFQGVLFRTATKHKEQTCYLSKRVFVGFLFRTAMEQKQQTCYFSKRESCTRPAEGFIWFLWSAACLEVSLAQLCLLRRPPLPRWLCAASATTSPVPNWHPLCWHCTHGVGPLLENRAWGSRVLAFVSLPKIKLELSLFRLFYGNSSSVNISHETSNGRSGRVSLSGPKRLSFGGSSWSPPVLKRTDPPPGWCSCAW
- the LOC109745958 gene encoding uncharacterized protein isoform X3: MLLQQEGESSLVLQKQGCTRPAEGFIWFLWSAACLEVSLAQLCLLRRPPLPRWLCAASATTSPVPNWHPLCWHCTHGVGPLLENRAWGSRVLAFVSLPKIKLELSLFRLFYGNSSSVNISHETSNGRSGRVSLSGPKRLSFGGSSWSPPVLKRTDPPPGWCSCAW